In Quercus robur chromosome 11, dhQueRobu3.1, whole genome shotgun sequence, the following proteins share a genomic window:
- the LOC126706884 gene encoding acetylserotonin O-methyltransferase-like — MEKTQREEKWNEEEQAEVDIWKYIFGFTEMAVVKCAIDLGIADAIESHGSPMTLSELSSTLGCAPSPLFRIMRFLMYRGIFKGKLTRQGSPGYAQTPLSRRLMKHGEHSMAALILLESSPVMLTPWLSLSARVLANGTSSFEVAHGEDIWSYSASNPAHGQLINEAMACDARVIVPAMIHGCPEVFDGLSSLVDVGGGNGKTLKVLVKAFPWLRGINFDQPHVVSVAGVISGVENVGGDMFESVPKADAVFLKWVLHDWGDNECIQILKKCREAVLENKGKVIIVDAVIEEAEKDKLTDVKLALDMAMMAHTNSGKERTLKEWGFVLGEAGFSRYTVKTIHAVQSVIEAFP; from the exons ATggaaaaaacacaaagagaggaaaaatgGAACGAGGAAGAACAAGCAGAAGTGGATATCTGGAAATACATATTTGGGTTCACAGAAATGGCTGTAGTCAAGTGTGCCATTGATCTTGGGATAGCTGATGCCATTGAAAGCCATGGAAGCCCCATGACACTCTCTGAGTTGTCATCAACTCTAGGATGTGCTCCTTCCCCTCTTTTCCGCATTATGAGGTTCCTAATGTACCGAGGAATATTCAAGGGGAAACTCACTCGCCAAGGCTCCCCAGGTTATGCACAAACACCTCTATCTCGTCGTTTGATGAAACATGGAGAACATAGCATGGCTGCTTTGATTTTGCTAGAGAGTAGCCCAGTGATGCTGACACCATGGCTTAGTCTAAGTGCACGTGTTCTAGCCAATGGTACTTCGTCATTTGAGGTGGCACATGGTGAAGATATATGGAGCTATTCAGCTTCAAATCCTGCTCACGGCCAACTCATCAATGAAGCAATGGCTTGTGATGCTAGGGTGATAGTGCCAGCAATGATTCATGGTTGCCCTGAGGTGTTTGATGGGCTTAGCAGTTTGGTCGACGTGGGTGGGGGCAATGGAAAAACTTTGAAGGTGTTGGTTAAGGCATTTCCATGGCTTCGAGGCATCAACTTTGATCAACCTCATGTTGTTTCTGTTGCAGGCGTGATTAGTGGAGTTGAAAATGTTGGGGGTGACATGTTTGAAAGTGTTCCAAAGGCTGATGCAGTTTTCCTGAAG TGGGTCCTGCATGATTGGGGAGACAATGAGTGCATCCAAATCCTTAAAAAATGCAGAGAAGCTGTTCTGGAGAATAAAGGAAAGGTAATAATTGTTGATGCGGTGATTGAAGAAGCAGAAAAAGATAAGCTAACCGATGTGAAGCTAGCACTAGACATGGCGATGATGGCTCATACTAATAGCGGCAAAGAGAGGACGTTGAAAGAATGGGGATTTGTTCTTGGGGAGGCTGGATTCAGTAGATACACAGTGAAAACCATTCATGCTGTGCAATCAGTAATTGAAGCATTTCCATAA